The following proteins are encoded in a genomic region of Opitutaceae bacterium:
- a CDS encoding DEAD/DEAH box helicase, whose protein sequence is MEKRPFAELGLSPETLKAVDKMGFEEASPIQTAVIPKILEGKDVVGQSSTGSGKTAAFAIPAIERVEVKDRSVQVLVLCPTRELAVQVAEEFGKLSTFKRGLHVVPIYGGQSYDRQFRALEQGTQVVIGTPGRVMDHMDRGTLRLGGLKLVILDEADRMLDMGFREDIEKILSAVPEQRQLLFFSATMPPAIKELIRRFSHTPEWIKIEAHAQNAPQVDQVYYEVDRRSKIEVLTRLIDLHDFRYGIIFCSTKIMVDELDEHLHSRGYSVDRLHGDISQSQRNRVMDKFRQRGFEFLIATDVAARGLDVDDLEVVFNYDLPNDAEDYTHRIGRTGRAGRSGRAITFVSGRELYKLQSMVRFAKLKIRRETIPSLEAVEEARENVFYEKLRTVLTEGKFEKQDRMVDRLLDQGFASTDICSALVHLLRADGESGAKEKEKDPVPASRSQKRAELTTFAQERQPEVAAEPEEEVQVSPRKRGDRPSKFERPSRTGREAGFTSVFLNVGRKSLVTPGDIVGKIAGVTRLPSSIVGAIDIHQRHSLVDVSEAHALLVIEKLTGVRIKGQSLIPSLAKEIHIVDE, encoded by the coding sequence ATGGAAAAACGCCCATTTGCCGAACTCGGTCTCTCGCCAGAAACACTCAAAGCCGTCGATAAGATGGGCTTTGAGGAGGCGTCGCCCATCCAGACCGCCGTCATCCCTAAGATCCTTGAAGGAAAGGATGTGGTCGGACAGTCCTCCACAGGCTCCGGCAAGACTGCAGCGTTTGCCATACCCGCGATCGAACGCGTGGAGGTGAAGGACCGCAGCGTACAGGTGCTCGTGCTCTGTCCCACCCGCGAGCTGGCGGTGCAGGTCGCGGAAGAATTTGGAAAGCTGTCGACCTTCAAGCGCGGTCTGCACGTGGTGCCTATTTATGGCGGCCAGTCCTACGATCGCCAGTTCCGCGCCTTGGAACAGGGAACGCAGGTGGTCATCGGCACCCCTGGGCGAGTCATGGACCACATGGATCGGGGTACCTTGCGCCTGGGAGGATTGAAGCTCGTGATCTTGGATGAAGCGGATCGCATGCTCGACATGGGCTTCCGCGAGGACATCGAAAAGATCCTTTCGGCCGTCCCGGAACAACGACAGTTGCTCTTCTTCTCCGCCACGATGCCGCCCGCGATCAAGGAGTTGATCCGGAGGTTCAGCCACACGCCTGAGTGGATAAAGATCGAGGCTCACGCGCAGAATGCTCCCCAGGTCGACCAGGTGTATTATGAAGTGGACCGCCGCTCGAAGATCGAGGTGCTGACGCGTCTCATCGATCTTCACGATTTCCGTTACGGGATCATCTTTTGCAGCACGAAGATCATGGTGGACGAATTGGACGAGCATCTGCACTCCCGGGGATATTCTGTTGACCGCCTGCACGGTGACATCTCGCAGTCTCAGCGGAATCGCGTGATGGACAAGTTTCGCCAGCGCGGTTTCGAGTTCCTTATCGCCACCGATGTGGCGGCACGCGGACTCGACGTCGACGACCTCGAAGTGGTTTTCAACTACGACCTGCCCAATGATGCGGAGGATTATACGCATCGCATCGGTCGCACCGGCCGCGCAGGCCGTTCGGGCCGAGCCATCACCTTTGTTTCGGGCCGGGAACTCTACAAACTTCAGTCGATGGTCCGCTTCGCGAAGCTGAAGATCCGACGCGAGACCATTCCGTCATTGGAAGCCGTCGAGGAAGCGCGAGAGAACGTGTTCTACGAGAAGCTCCGTACGGTCCTTACCGAAGGCAAGTTTGAGAAGCAGGACCGCATGGTCGACCGGCTCCTTGACCAGGGATTTGCGAGCACGGATATCTGCTCGGCCCTGGTTCACCTCCTGCGGGCGGATGGTGAGTCCGGCGCAAAGGAGAAGGAGAAGGATCCGGTGCCCGCAAGCCGCTCGCAGAAGCGAGCCGAGCTGACCACGTTTGCCCAGGAGCGTCAGCCGGAGGTCGCGGCTGAGCCTGAAGAGGAGGTCCAGGTTTCTCCCAGAAAGCGCGGTGATCGCCCGAGCAAATTCGAACGCCCCTCCCGCACCGGGCGCGAGGCTGGTTTTACCTCCGTCTTCCTGAACGTGGGACGAAAGAGCCTGGTCACACCAGGAGACATCGTCGGGAAGATCGCCGGGGTCACCCGACTGCCGTCTTCGATCGTCGGAGCGATCGACATTCATCAGCGGCATTCACTTGTGGATGTATCTGAGGCGCATGCACTTTTGGTAATCGAGAAACTGACTGGCGTGCGGATCAAGGGGCAGTCGCTCATTCCGTCGCTCGCCAAGGAAATCCACATCGTAGACGAGTGA
- a CDS encoding aminotransferase class IV — translation MNSLRGLLDGTWSATDAPVLSLTSEAVQFGAGVFTTIGVRAGRPTWLKHHAARLQRDSARLGLVGDIPAGWEDRLVQVVDGNLMREGALKWMRFLDGGRTREWIFPRQVFENGFSAAPVSLISQVCEVREHRTFIEAKTLNYIHHWLATRAAREAGHNDVLWRDVAGRVLECGTGTFFAVAAGRLCTPPLAEGVLQGVARTRIAELGLGMEERTLPYAERSQWTECFFANAVMGVVPIRLLDGTPFIAPGPVTARVAASVEQDFLT, via the coding sequence ATGAACTCACTTCGCGGCCTTCTTGATGGCACTTGGAGCGCGACCGATGCACCAGTCCTGTCGCTCACGAGCGAAGCGGTGCAGTTTGGCGCGGGAGTCTTCACGACCATTGGCGTCAGGGCCGGGCGCCCCACCTGGTTGAAACACCACGCAGCCCGACTCCAGCGTGACTCGGCCCGACTTGGGCTGGTCGGCGACATTCCAGCCGGTTGGGAGGACCGCTTGGTCCAGGTGGTGGACGGAAATCTGATGCGTGAGGGAGCGCTGAAATGGATGCGCTTCCTCGATGGTGGGCGTACTCGTGAGTGGATTTTCCCGCGCCAGGTGTTCGAGAACGGCTTTTCTGCTGCACCCGTGTCCTTGATCTCGCAGGTATGCGAAGTGCGGGAACATCGCACTTTTATTGAGGCCAAAACTCTCAACTACATTCACCATTGGCTGGCGACGCGTGCAGCACGCGAGGCGGGACACAACGATGTGCTTTGGAGGGACGTCGCTGGAAGGGTGCTTGAGTGTGGCACAGGAACGTTTTTCGCAGTTGCCGCAGGTCGGCTTTGCACGCCGCCGTTGGCGGAGGGGGTATTGCAGGGCGTCGCCAGAACCCGAATTGCGGAGCTAGGCCTCGGCATGGAGGAACGCACGCTCCCCTACGCGGAGAGGTCGCAGTGGACGGAATGCTTCTTTGCAAATGCCGTGATGGGCGTGGTTCCCATACGGCTGCTCGATGGCACGCCGTTTATCGCTCCCGGGCCGGTGACGGCACGAGTTGCAGCTTCCGTCGAGCAGGATTTCCTTACCTGA
- the pabB gene encoding aminodeoxychorismate synthase component I yields the protein MKRVELPYGDGLLPLFRAAAGRPHRVFLESSLPAVGLGRYSIFGYEPREVVTAVAGGLRICRSDGSGETLGGDPWDLFSKYHRQGMLGAASTDLPLCAGAIGYLGYEAGLGWERVPARDSGRAPFSFGYYEGLLVADLQERRLWATADCGSEARDEKRLEQLIRDVETWRKRPAPQLLCTQNLPPAPAWTECFATSFSRSEYDAAIGRVRDYIASGDVYQVNLAQRFSAPWKRGREEELYFELRQRSPAPYASFIDAGGELIAVGCSPERFLSVREGRVSTRPIKGTRPRGSNSAEDEANRRELLASEKDRAELLMIVDLERNDLGRVCVPGSISVTGLYSLEAHPTVFHLVAEVCGQLVAGKDALDVIRASFPGGSITGAPKVRAMQVISELEGVPRGVYTGAVGYLGSRGECELNVAIRTIQCLGDEVQFHAGSGVVWDSSAAAEYDECLAKGRAMAEAILTVSRGTP from the coding sequence ATGAAGCGGGTGGAACTTCCCTATGGAGACGGACTGCTGCCGCTGTTCCGGGCCGCCGCGGGACGGCCGCACCGCGTGTTCCTTGAAAGCTCGCTTCCCGCCGTGGGGCTCGGCAGGTATTCGATATTTGGATACGAACCGCGCGAGGTTGTCACGGCTGTGGCGGGAGGCCTCCGGATATGCCGGTCGGATGGGTCTGGCGAAACGCTGGGGGGCGACCCTTGGGACCTCTTTTCGAAGTATCATCGCCAGGGCATGCTGGGAGCGGCCTCCACCGATCTGCCGCTCTGCGCGGGGGCCATTGGCTACCTGGGCTACGAGGCGGGCCTGGGGTGGGAGAGGGTTCCCGCGCGTGACTCGGGGCGCGCGCCGTTCAGCTTCGGGTACTATGAGGGCCTGCTCGTGGCAGACCTTCAGGAGCGCCGCTTGTGGGCGACGGCTGACTGCGGCTCCGAGGCACGTGACGAAAAGCGACTTGAGCAACTCATCCGGGATGTCGAGACCTGGAGAAAGCGGCCGGCGCCGCAACTGTTGTGCACGCAGAATCTCCCTCCGGCTCCAGCCTGGACCGAGTGCTTCGCCACGAGCTTTTCGCGCAGCGAGTACGACGCGGCCATCGGCCGGGTGCGGGACTACATCGCCTCGGGAGATGTGTACCAGGTGAATCTCGCGCAACGTTTCTCCGCACCGTGGAAACGCGGTCGCGAAGAGGAATTGTACTTTGAGTTGCGCCAGCGCAGTCCCGCCCCGTACGCCTCGTTCATCGACGCTGGGGGCGAGTTGATTGCAGTGGGATGCTCGCCAGAGCGATTCCTGTCGGTACGGGAGGGGCGAGTCAGCACAAGGCCGATCAAGGGCACGCGTCCGCGCGGCAGCAACAGCGCTGAGGATGAGGCAAACCGCCGGGAATTACTCGCAAGCGAGAAAGACCGGGCTGAGTTGCTGATGATCGTCGACCTTGAACGGAACGATCTCGGACGCGTGTGCGTGCCGGGTTCCATTTCAGTGACCGGCCTTTATTCGCTCGAAGCACACCCGACCGTATTTCATCTGGTCGCGGAGGTCTGCGGACAGCTCGTCGCCGGCAAGGATGCGCTCGACGTGATTCGGGCCTCCTTCCCGGGTGGCTCGATCACCGGGGCGCCGAAAGTGCGGGCGATGCAGGTCATTTCCGAACTGGAAGGCGTGCCGCGTGGCGTGTACACCGGAGCCGTGGGCTACCTCGGCTCCCGCGGCGAGTGTGAGTTGAATGTGGCCATACGCACCATCCAATGCCTCGGGGATGAAGTTCAATTCCATGCGGGAAGCGGAGTTGTCTGGGACTCCTCTGCCGCGGCTGAATACGACGAATGCCTTGCCAAGGGCAGGGCAATGGCTGAGGCAATACTGACTGTTTCCCGAGGCACACCATGA
- the folK gene encoding 2-amino-4-hydroxy-6-hydroxymethyldihydropteridine diphosphokinase — MWQWKPHAAVAEYWLGLGSNLGDRRAMLAAALRGLLRLPGGRVVAVSPLYQTTPVGVLDQPDFLNLAAAYETPLEPEAMLAAALAVEKSLGRERRERWGPRSIDVDLLWYSGGGWSSPTLVLPHPRMLERAFVLQPLAAIRGEVTVAGRLVREWADEVGADGVRMQEPLAWGGEPR, encoded by the coding sequence ATGTGGCAGTGGAAGCCACACGCAGCCGTGGCTGAGTACTGGCTTGGGCTCGGTTCCAACCTCGGCGACCGGCGTGCAATGCTTGCCGCGGCACTCCGTGGACTGCTTCGTCTCCCCGGTGGGCGGGTGGTGGCCGTGTCGCCCCTTTATCAAACAACTCCCGTCGGGGTCTTGGATCAACCGGACTTTCTCAACCTGGCTGCCGCGTATGAGACACCGCTGGAGCCGGAGGCGATGCTGGCCGCAGCACTCGCCGTGGAAAAGTCACTGGGCCGCGAGCGGCGCGAGCGCTGGGGGCCTCGCTCCATCGACGTGGACCTCCTCTGGTATTCCGGAGGGGGGTGGAGTTCGCCCACTCTCGTATTGCCGCACCCACGGATGCTTGAGCGAGCCTTTGTGCTCCAGCCGCTCGCTGCCATCCGCGGCGAGGTGACGGTGGCCGGCCGCCTTGTCCGCGAATGGGCCGATGAGGTAGGTGCCGATGGCGTTCGCATGCAGGAGCCGCTCGCGTGGGGAGGTGAACCTCGATGA
- a CDS encoding beta-galactosidase, with protein sequence MISRSSLLLAASLSLFPASTTLADRIPGDSILVGTVYNLFHEEYATDEEFFAQVDRDLPAMVAANIDTVLVFPMSEWDTATKQLKWRRTDYLVRAFEKHGLKFVPLMLKEEQASHYFPIWKYDELPKVGARHLSRSGGPNTRENVDFADPEVYPLVEEHFRQLITRYGKSPALSFYNIWNEPHYWSNADHVVARYREWLKKKYGDLAGLRRAWGEEYTDWSQVTPFLNDDWNSSMPRIDWTLFRSELPGELLRQLTDTVRKFDPSTPVNANPVGTAFGTYAELGGYTTDNWRFTPYNDFNGISYYPDGWDRSNAPSRHPLWLHNLNFNAVRSAAGEKGYLLTEIYTNAKNGLTLGGYVDKAGANQLTWLSLAHECRGLIFWKWEPFKRGRQSLGRGLVTLEGNLAPRGEAVKEFGAVIKKHGKLLRSAKLERPEVGLLFDAVGMLKAVEQDIDPRTRRFMHDSYAGVFRALDEANITADVLRTDLGVTLAQLKQYKVLFMPFQIVLRRDLAPVLTEYVRQGGCLIADARTATVDELDFAYNRSPGGGLNAVFGASRIDWVAREAKGLAPVTLDPASGAAGTFDGRFFREQLRLASDAQVFARFSDTGDPAIVARKEGNGFAVLSAVALGGSYWLEQDTDVKALLLALCEKADVRPPATFTASSGQSAMIRVHRVGDQRLIYVINPSETAQNGLLTLPSSGSAEAVDLLTDERFALRPDGTSASMDLSLAPLGVRCIWVR encoded by the coding sequence ATGATTTCCCGCTCCTCCTTGTTGCTTGCAGCGTCACTGTCGCTGTTCCCCGCGTCGACGACGTTGGCCGATCGCATTCCCGGCGACAGCATCCTTGTCGGCACCGTGTACAATCTCTTCCACGAGGAATACGCCACTGACGAGGAGTTCTTCGCGCAGGTCGACCGCGACCTGCCGGCAATGGTGGCGGCAAACATCGACACCGTACTGGTGTTTCCGATGAGTGAGTGGGATACCGCGACAAAACAACTCAAATGGCGGCGCACCGACTACCTGGTGCGCGCCTTTGAGAAACACGGGCTCAAGTTCGTGCCCCTCATGCTGAAGGAGGAGCAGGCAAGCCACTATTTCCCGATCTGGAAATACGACGAGCTGCCAAAGGTCGGAGCCAGGCACCTTTCTCGTAGTGGCGGTCCGAATACACGCGAGAACGTCGATTTCGCGGATCCGGAGGTGTACCCCCTGGTGGAGGAACACTTCAGGCAGCTGATCACCCGCTATGGAAAGAGTCCCGCCCTCTCCTTCTATAACATCTGGAACGAGCCCCACTACTGGTCAAATGCGGATCACGTTGTCGCCCGCTACCGCGAATGGCTGAAGAAGAAGTATGGAGACCTCGCAGGACTTCGGCGCGCGTGGGGCGAAGAGTACACTGACTGGTCGCAGGTGACGCCTTTTCTCAATGACGACTGGAACTCGTCGATGCCTCGCATTGACTGGACCCTTTTCCGAAGCGAGTTGCCCGGGGAACTCCTCCGCCAGCTCACGGACACCGTCCGCAAGTTCGACCCCTCCACTCCCGTAAATGCCAACCCCGTGGGCACCGCCTTTGGAACCTATGCGGAGCTCGGCGGCTACACGACCGACAACTGGCGCTTCACCCCGTACAACGACTTCAACGGCATTTCGTACTACCCGGATGGTTGGGACCGTTCGAATGCACCTTCCCGCCACCCGCTCTGGCTCCACAATCTGAATTTCAATGCGGTCCGTAGCGCTGCGGGAGAAAAAGGTTACCTTCTCACGGAGATATACACGAACGCCAAGAACGGGCTCACCTTGGGCGGCTATGTGGACAAGGCCGGCGCAAACCAGCTGACCTGGCTCTCTCTAGCCCATGAGTGTCGCGGCCTCATCTTTTGGAAGTGGGAGCCCTTCAAGCGAGGACGGCAGTCCCTTGGCCGCGGGCTTGTGACGCTCGAAGGCAATCTTGCGCCCCGGGGTGAGGCGGTGAAGGAGTTTGGAGCCGTTATCAAGAAACACGGCAAGTTGCTTCGCTCAGCGAAGCTTGAGCGGCCGGAGGTCGGCCTTTTGTTCGACGCCGTAGGCATGCTCAAGGCGGTGGAGCAGGATATTGACCCCCGCACGCGCCGCTTCATGCACGATAGCTACGCAGGCGTCTTTCGCGCCCTGGATGAGGCGAACATTACCGCCGACGTGCTCCGAACAGACCTCGGCGTCACCCTCGCGCAGCTCAAGCAGTACAAGGTGCTCTTCATGCCCTTTCAGATCGTCCTTCGCCGAGACCTCGCGCCGGTATTGACGGAGTACGTCAGGCAAGGCGGTTGTCTCATCGCAGATGCGCGCACGGCGACGGTGGACGAGTTGGACTTTGCCTACAACAGGAGCCCCGGCGGCGGACTCAATGCCGTGTTTGGCGCGAGCCGCATCGACTGGGTCGCTCGGGAAGCCAAAGGATTGGCGCCCGTGACGCTCGACCCAGCCAGCGGAGCCGCAGGCACGTTCGATGGACGTTTCTTTCGCGAACAACTGAGACTCGCAAGCGACGCCCAGGTATTCGCTCGCTTCTCGGACACTGGCGATCCCGCAATCGTTGCGCGCAAGGAAGGCAATGGATTCGCAGTCCTTTCGGCAGTTGCCTTGGGCGGGAGCTATTGGCTGGAGCAAGATACCGACGTGAAAGCCCTGCTGCTGGCCTTGTGTGAGAAAGCGGACGTACGTCCTCCGGCAACCTTCACCGCGTCGAGCGGCCAGTCCGCCATGATTCGCGTACACCGAGTGGGCGACCAAAGGCTCATCTATGTGATCAACCCGTCAGAGACCGCCCAGAACGGCCTTCTGACCCTGCCTTCCAGTGGAAGCGCCGAGGCGGTGGATCTCCTTACGGACGAACGTTTCGCACTCCGACCAGACGGGACTTCGGCCAGCATGGATCTTTCACTGGCACCGTTGGGCGTCCGGTGTATCTGGGTGCGTTAG
- a CDS encoding MFS transporter produces the protein MATPPRPRLSLVQIWNMSFGFLGIQFGWGLQMANMSAIYQYLGAKESELAILWLAAPVTGLIVQPIIGYYSDRTWTGLGRRRPYFLAGAILASLALVAMPNSSALWMAAGLLWILDTSVNISMEPFRAFVGDILPPQQRKVGFAMQSLLIGIGAMLSSALPWLLSNVFGMASGASEGGNAIPHTVHVAFYCGAVVYLVAVLVTVFTTREYPPEPGELEHAKKGGVGALFVDVYKGVFEMPKTMKQLSVVQFFTWFGLFCLWLYFTPAISRNLFGGEPGSAAYQAGVEWGGLCMTVYNGIAFVFSFALVGMARSFSAKAIHFVCLLAGALGLVSVMFWTNKYQLLISMVGVGVAWASILSMPYAMLANSIPAERMGFFMGVFNFFIVLPQIVASATLGIVVEKLLGGNSIGVVVAGGVSFLLAALALRFVDAQEAVEPAS, from the coding sequence ATGGCAACCCCACCAAGACCCCGGCTATCGCTTGTCCAGATTTGGAACATGAGTTTCGGCTTTCTCGGCATCCAGTTTGGCTGGGGCCTGCAGATGGCGAATATGAGCGCCATTTACCAGTACCTGGGCGCCAAGGAGAGTGAACTCGCCATTCTGTGGCTGGCCGCCCCCGTCACCGGCCTGATTGTCCAACCCATCATCGGGTACTACAGCGACCGGACCTGGACGGGTTTGGGGCGCCGCCGGCCATATTTCCTCGCGGGCGCCATCCTCGCCAGCCTTGCCTTGGTCGCGATGCCAAACTCGTCGGCGCTCTGGATGGCTGCAGGCCTCCTGTGGATCTTGGACACGTCGGTGAACATCAGCATGGAGCCCTTCCGGGCGTTCGTCGGAGACATCTTGCCCCCGCAACAACGCAAGGTCGGCTTCGCGATGCAGAGTCTTCTCATCGGAATCGGTGCCATGCTGTCGTCCGCGTTGCCGTGGCTCCTGAGCAATGTCTTTGGCATGGCAAGCGGGGCTTCCGAGGGTGGAAATGCCATCCCCCATACGGTCCACGTCGCGTTCTATTGCGGAGCGGTGGTCTATCTCGTCGCGGTGCTCGTCACGGTCTTCACCACCCGTGAGTACCCGCCGGAGCCGGGTGAGCTTGAGCACGCGAAGAAGGGCGGGGTCGGGGCCCTGTTTGTTGATGTCTACAAGGGCGTCTTCGAAATGCCGAAGACAATGAAGCAACTTTCAGTGGTTCAGTTCTTCACCTGGTTCGGTTTGTTCTGCCTGTGGCTCTACTTCACGCCAGCTATCTCTCGCAACCTCTTCGGCGGGGAACCGGGTTCCGCGGCGTACCAGGCGGGCGTCGAGTGGGGCGGCCTCTGCATGACGGTGTACAATGGCATCGCCTTTGTTTTCTCGTTCGCCCTGGTCGGCATGGCGCGCTCATTCTCCGCCAAGGCGATCCACTTTGTCTGCCTCCTTGCAGGTGCACTTGGCCTGGTCTCAGTGATGTTCTGGACGAACAAGTACCAGTTGCTGATCTCGATGGTGGGTGTTGGTGTTGCCTGGGCGAGTATCCTCTCCATGCCGTATGCAATGCTGGCAAACAGCATTCCCGCCGAACGAATGGGCTTCTTCATGGGTGTCTTCAACTTCTTCATCGTACTCCCCCAGATTGTCGCCTCGGCCACCCTCGGAATCGTGGTGGAGAAGCTGCTGGGTGGAAACTCTATCGGCGTTGTCGTGGCAGGTGGCGTCTCATTCCTGCTCGCCGCGCTCGCCCTCCGATTCGTTGATGCCCAGGAAGCGGTCGAACCGGCTTCCTGA
- the folP gene encoding dihydropteroate synthase, with protein sequence MLHPVSSATHPPALQCRGHTLLLAGRMHVVGILNVSPESFFDGAKSSGAESALERAKSLVAEGASLIDVGGQSTRPGYVELSPEEETARVVPVIEALTKEVAVPISIDTYKAPVAEAALKAGAHVLNDIFGLQRDPSLAELAARHGAAVIAMHQEKEFSAFDGDPVARVRNFFRKTLRVANAAGIPTDRLVLDPGIGFGKTQAQNLDLIARLGELRDLRCALLLAASRKSVIGNILNLPPQERLEGTLATTAAAVWQGVDFVRVHDVAANLRIARMAEALRARTPLS encoded by the coding sequence ATGCTTCATCCGGTCAGTTCCGCAACGCACCCACCGGCACTCCAGTGCCGTGGCCACACGTTGCTTCTGGCCGGACGCATGCATGTGGTAGGTATCTTGAACGTCTCCCCCGAGTCGTTCTTTGATGGCGCGAAGTCGTCCGGCGCCGAGTCCGCACTCGAGCGGGCGAAGTCACTGGTGGCTGAAGGAGCCTCGCTCATCGATGTCGGTGGCCAGTCCACCCGGCCGGGCTACGTCGAGCTGTCCCCCGAGGAGGAAACTGCTCGGGTCGTTCCTGTCATTGAAGCGCTGACCAAGGAGGTCGCCGTCCCCATCTCAATCGACACGTATAAAGCACCTGTCGCGGAGGCTGCGCTCAAGGCGGGCGCCCACGTGTTGAATGATATCTTCGGACTCCAACGCGATCCCTCGCTTGCGGAGCTGGCGGCACGCCACGGCGCTGCCGTCATCGCGATGCATCAGGAGAAAGAGTTTTCCGCGTTTGATGGCGACCCCGTCGCGCGGGTCAGGAACTTCTTTCGAAAGACGCTGCGCGTGGCCAACGCAGCAGGCATCCCGACCGACCGGCTCGTGCTTGATCCCGGGATTGGCTTTGGCAAGACCCAAGCGCAGAACCTGGACCTGATTGCCCGCCTGGGTGAGTTGCGCGACCTGAGGTGCGCCCTGCTCCTCGCCGCCTCGCGCAAGTCCGTCATCGGCAACATCCTGAACCTGCCACCGCAGGAGCGCCTTGAAGGCACGCTCGCCACGACTGCCGCCGCCGTGTGGCAGGGAGTCGACTTCGTGCGCGTGCACGACGTGGCAGCCAACCTCCGGATTGCACGGATGGCCGAAGCCCTCCGCGCACGAACACCCCTTTCATGA
- the folB gene encoding dihydroneopterin aldolase: MNGIIHLRGMVFYGRHGHHPEENALGQRFTVDLSLELDMAEAAARDDLHSTVNYAEVYSLCRDIVEGKPVRLIETLADRILAAVLERHPRVSRARIELKKPSVPIAGALDHVAVEATRSRG, translated from the coding sequence ATGAACGGCATCATCCATCTGCGAGGCATGGTCTTCTATGGCCGCCACGGCCACCACCCCGAGGAGAACGCGCTCGGCCAGCGGTTCACCGTCGACCTGTCGCTGGAACTGGACATGGCGGAGGCCGCTGCACGCGACGACCTGCATTCCACGGTGAACTACGCCGAGGTGTATTCACTTTGTCGCGACATCGTCGAGGGCAAGCCGGTGAGGCTGATCGAAACGCTTGCCGATCGCATCCTCGCTGCCGTGCTCGAGCGCCATCCGCGCGTTTCGCGGGCGCGCATTGAGCTGAAGAAGCCTTCGGTTCCGATCGCGGGCGCCCTTGACCATGTGGCAGTGGAAGCCACACGCAGCCGTGGCTGA